TGTTTGCAAGATAATGAATTATAGTAAATTTCTTTATGAGCAATCTAAAAAAGCAAAACAAGCTAAAAAGAATCAAAAAATTGTAGAATTAAAGGAAGTTAGATTAAGTGCTACTATTGAGGAAAATGATATAGAAATCAAAGCAAATAATGCGAGAAAATTTTTGACCAAGGGAAATAAAGTGAAGGTTTCTATAAGGTTTAGGGGGAGACAAAATAATTATACAAGTTTAGGTAGGAAAGTTTTCGACACATTTTTAAGTAAATTAGATGAAAGCTCAGTAGTAGAAAGAGCGCCTAAATTAGAAGGGAATAATATGTTTATGATTTTAGCCCCTAAGAAATAGAGTACTTAGTAAAAATAGAACAATAGTATCAGAATTTTAGTAAAAGTTCTGATACTATTTTTTATATATCATTGCTTTTGTAATTTTTTGATTTTATATATAAAACCTTGATAAACTTTTTAACATTTATATGTATAGGTTGACTAAGAGGAGTATTATTTTTTAGTTCCAACATTTTTTTCCTTACTTCCGTAAAATCGAAAAATTCAGCAGCATATTCTTCAAATTTGGGGTTAGAATAATCTGTAAGACCAAGGGAGGCTATATAATTTAGTGACTGAAGTACTGCCCTCCTAACTCTTTGTTCTGACGCCTTTATCTCTTTTTTTATATCAATTGAAGAAGAATTTTGTCCAAGTTTTTTTTCAGAGGTTTTAATAAATATTTCCTTTAAAGATGGGAAATCCTTTTCAACAGTTTTTTCGTTTTCACGAGTATATAAGTATTCTACAATGGACAGTAGATCTTTACTACCGCTTTCAGCAATTATACCTAATTGGCTTAATATAAATTCACTGTATTCTAAAATACCTTTATTTGATTTTGAACTATTTTTATTATCAAGTGTATCCGTCTTTAAAAAGTTTAAGGTGTCTCGAATATAATTTATGGACTTTTCAATCTTTATTTGTTCAATTACCTTTTTTATAATGCCAATTACTTCAAGTCTGTTTATTGGTTTTGTAATATAGTACTGTACGCCTAAAGAATAAGCTTTTCCTATCATTTCTTTGTTCTCTACTTGGGATAACATTATTGATTTACCTTTAAAAGAAGGGTCAAGTTCGCTTATAGTTTGAAGACCATCTTTAATTGGCATTAAAAGATCAATTATAAGTATATCTATTTTTTTATTACATAGAAATCTAGTTGATATGGGAACACCATTTGCTGCTTCACCAACAACTTCTCCTAAATTGTAGTCTTCAATTATTTCAGATAACATTGAACGAATAGCTTCGTCATCGTCTACAATAAAAAATCTCATGTTTGTATCATCCTTCCTTTATCAAACTTTTAATTGGAAGCTCAATAGTAAAAGTAGTTTCACCTGAACTATATGTGCTTTCAAGCAGGATTCGTCCTTTTAAATTTGTAACTGTTTGTTTTACATAAGAAAGACCTATTCCTGTTGACGGTTTCCCTAGCTTATTATATTTTGTTGTATAGCCAGGTTTAAAAATAAGATCCTTTTTCTTTTCAGGTATTCCTATGCCATTGTCAGAGACCTGAAATTTAATTAAGTTTTCTATTTTGCCTATATAGATTTTTATAGTACCGGCATTTTCTATGGATTCTACAGAATTTGATACTAAATTATTTATAAGTGACAGTACAGTATAAATATGAAGATCAGGAATGTCGCCAGATGCTATATTTATTGAAAAATCAATGCTTTTTCCAAGAGCTATAGAATATTTTTTATTTGTATCTAATATTATATTCCCAATTTCCTCAACATTCATATAGTCCTTAGAATTTTCAGATAAAATCATTTTAGAAAGTCCAGAATATATTCTTTGGTTGTCCTTTTTGATTTCATGCACTTGACCTGCAATTTTTAATAATTTTTGTGACAATTCAGTTTTATTTAATTTTGAATAATTGTTTTTTAGAGATTCATATAAATTATAGCAGTCTCTCGTAATACTTTCAGCAAAGGTTAGTGATTTCTTTAATTGTACAGATTCTGCATACAGGTTTGAAATAAGCAGCAGCATATATCTATTTTGATCTTTTTGTTGGGTAGCGGCTGTTCTTATTTCATTTAATTGTATTATGTTGAAAAACCCGAGTACAAAAAAAGATCGTATAATTGCAATTACGGAAACCAATCCAAAGGCATAAACTGAAATAGAATTTCTGAGTACTAAAAACCTTACTATAAGTTCACAAGTTGAGGAAAGTATGTCTATACAGGCAGCTAAAATACCCATCAAAAGAGGATTATTGTGTAAGTTATTTATTTTTGTTAAATAAAATAAACATGAAAAAACTAAATAGTAAAAAAATGCAGGAGAATTTATTAAAAAAGCTTGATGAAATTCAAATCCATTTTGAAGTACGCAGTCGAGAACAATTCTAAATATAACGGTAGATATACCAGCTACGATTCCGTATATGGGTATAGGAATCTTTTTAACCCAAAACGAGAAAAACAAAAATAGTACAGGACTAAAGCTAACACGAAAAGTACTATTTAGTGGGAAAAATTTAAATTCTCCAACTATTGGTACTGAAATTATTATTAATATTAAAATAAATAAATCTTCTTTTAAGGCAGATGTAGTATTTTTCAAGTAAACACACCTCATTTTAATTATATAAAAATAAAACCCCATATATTATAAATTAAATAAATGAGATTGACAAACTTCTACAAAAATATTATTAATTATATATTTAAATTAGTTTGAAA
The genomic region above belongs to Clostridium sp. AWRP and contains:
- a CDS encoding response regulator, with amino-acid sequence MRFFIVDDDEAIRSMLSEIIEDYNLGEVVGEAANGVPISTRFLCNKKIDILIIDLLMPIKDGLQTISELDPSFKGKSIMLSQVENKEMIGKAYSLGVQYYITKPINRLEVIGIIKKVIEQIKIEKSINYIRDTLNFLKTDTLDNKNSSKSNKGILEYSEFILSQLGIIAESGSKDLLSIVEYLYTRENEKTVEKDFPSLKEIFIKTSEKKLGQNSSSIDIKKEIKASEQRVRRAVLQSLNYIASLGLTDYSNPKFEEYAAEFFDFTEVRKKMLELKNNTPLSQPIHINVKKFIKVLYIKSKNYKSNDI
- a CDS encoding sensor histidine kinase; protein product: MKNTTSALKEDLFILILIIISVPIVGEFKFFPLNSTFRVSFSPVLFLFFSFWVKKIPIPIYGIVAGISTVIFRIVLDCVLQNGFEFHQAFLINSPAFFYYLVFSCLFYLTKINNLHNNPLLMGILAACIDILSSTCELIVRFLVLRNSISVYAFGLVSVIAIIRSFFVLGFFNIIQLNEIRTAATQQKDQNRYMLLLISNLYAESVQLKKSLTFAESITRDCYNLYESLKNNYSKLNKTELSQKLLKIAGQVHEIKKDNQRIYSGLSKMILSENSKDYMNVEEIGNIILDTNKKYSIALGKSIDFSINIASGDIPDLHIYTVLSLINNLVSNSVESIENAGTIKIYIGKIENLIKFQVSDNGIGIPEKKKDLIFKPGYTTKYNKLGKPSTGIGLSYVKQTVTNLKGRILLESTYSSGETTFTIELPIKSLIKEG
- the infC gene encoding translation initiation factor IF-3, giving the protein MEVYTINKKNNLNEEIRADKIRLVGEKESEIVNTKDALNMAREQGMDLVAVSPQAKPPVCKIMNYSKFLYEQSKKAKQAKKNQKIVELKEVRLSATIEENDIEIKANNARKFLTKGNKVKVSIRFRGRQNNYTSLGRKVFDTFLSKLDESSVVERAPKLEGNNMFMILAPKK